GTGACAGAAAAAAGATATCAGCCCCAAGACAGATTCCCAGTCTGTCACAGATCTGCTTGGATTAGGTATTGCacctcacacacatgcacacaaacacacatttacagcataagagagaagagaaagttATAGAAATAGACGGGCTAACTGTGAATAATCTTGAATAATCGTAACCATGCTTCCATCTTCCCTCTATTAGATGCCCCTGCTCCAAGTCCTGCAGTGTCTAATGGTGGGGGATGTGTTCCAGACAGTAATAAGAGCCCAGCGGTGTCCAATCCAGCTCTGGCACATTCTGCACTGGATCTCTTCAGCTCCCTGCCAGCACCCTCCTCTGCTTCCTCCATTAAAACCACGGTAACACACTGCACATACTATATACACTGTCTGCTCTCCACGGACCCGTCGTGTTtgtagccatgctagcggcgtGGCTCTAGGGATGTGAAATGTCGGtctgtccagactgaaatatctcagcaactcTTGGGTGGATTGACATATAAGTTTGCACAGACATTCACGGTTTGCACTAGGAGGATTTCGTCTGACTCTAGCACCAAAATGAGGTTTGCATTTGCGGTAAAGACTGAAATGTCtagacaactattggatgaattgccaATGAATACAGACATTCCTGTTGCATTTGAGTTGTAATAAATTTAGTGATCCCCCGACTTTTCATCATCAGGGGCTAGATGCACaaactttaaaggtcacctattatgcaaaatgcacttttccatgtcttttaaacatcaatatctgtccccagtgtgtctacaggccaccatagtatcataaaagaccatcctctctctttttctcctcctccgtttgtccggaaatgggtgcagaaaaaaaaatcgctttttttccttctcttctgacgtcattagagaaatgcaagccatgtaagggtttcctggtcgaaccagagagaaccttcagtagctgaccccgccccacagcgcgtcactgtctctcctcctcaacctaacttgagcaaagtctgcaagaaccagcagaacaggcttcatgtactcccatcatctaaatataacatgttctttcacaaaggctttatgtaattacactgtttaaacagatgatatttatatattatatatatttgatgtcatgcatgtagcagagtacaggtagtaaatagtgacttgtaagcaacacaacacatttctgttatacaagtcaaactttatttgagttgacagatgacaatattaattattcacagcatttgtaatcatctcacctgttagttagttatgtgacatggtacaggagaaagtcttcagctctggtaaactatggtaagctaagctccggtggtctgtagtcatggtaacacagagacagctactactgtaaataatataccattactctgatcttccatacatttatcttttagcagaaataatgaactgactactgtttcacatcttctattttccaccctgatggtcgctgtgtttacacaccgtctcatagcggtagcatgtagctaaggttagctctgtatctcccatctgccctcagctgtctgctctcctctgggatgattctgtcggtcatttctcacagatggatctgtaaagacagacgtaaaacagagtgtatgtttacggtttacagagttgatgcatgaggtaaacactgagttaactaacagagctataaatagtattatttacctgagagaaaccgtcaggaaaacctggaatctggaccgcagatgttcatcatgtgtcgccgatttctgatcagattcctccggtaacgtgcgctgggtgaagtttctggtttataaactttaaagtggtttataagctctattctagctgcctctccctccactcctctctctctccagagcttctccgggagggagggggaggatgacgctgtgttgttgaggaagtttgattgacagaaaacgctgaccaatcagagcagagtgggaggagacaggctgtgaatcagtggttttcagacagaggctgaattaggctctgaggcaggcagactcaggctgcagtatgagaagaataaagggttttttgaacattgcagcatgtaaacatgttctagtgcaacattaaaatacatctatgaacctggaaatgagcataatatgtgacctttaagactAGTCTTGGCCTTAGATTGTCAGGTCTAGTCTAATTAAACCTGCCCGTTGAATAAATATTCAGATTGACTTAATTTGAGGGAAGGAAAGTTAGCCACCTCTCCCCATGGCTAAGCCTGAGGGAgatctttttttagtttttagacAACTCTTTCAACTGTTTATCTGTTACCTTTAGTTatttttagctaactatttcaactgtttatccatatTTTGGGGGGATTCTTGTACCATATTCTTGAACTGATTCTGAACGGCTTTAACGGTTCTAATGACCGTTGGATTTATGCTGTTTACCTTTTCTGTTATCTTCTCCCATACTTGGTGTGGTGTCTCTGTTGCATCCACCaattttttctcttctgtgaagtgtcttatgtcacccataatgcattgccCGATAGGCTATCAGTCTTCCATTAGTCACTCATAgggaagctttatgcaacaggtAAATTAAAGTATCTTAAGAGTCTGACTTAAAGTTATATTCAAGACAAAGACTAGTGGTCTATCTTTATGCAACTGGCCCCCTGGTTCAAAtttcagtttgtcatttatgACCAAATGACTCCAAAACATCAATTCCCATCAACCTCAGTTGTACTTTGTTTACTGATGATTAGcatatgttagcatgctaataggCTGAACTAAGATGGTGAGCATACCTGTTAAACATTAGTATGTAAGCAttttcattgtgagcatgttagcatgcttaagttagcatgtagctcaaagcaccactctTAAAAGCCAATAATGTGTATGTAGacttaatgttgttttaatcTGCCTTTGTAGATGCCATTTGCCCCTGTTGTCACCCCTAAttcccagccaacatggttatgtgggccccacatgggttatgctgggggtacctgggtaccaagtgggtatgggcTCAAAATAGGCATCTTATCTGGGAcccacttgggtcaactaaTGTGGGTTCTAGgtgggtcactaatgggaaattagagatgggttttggtttatgttgccCAGATTGGACACAGTGTTTTCCTGCATGAAACCCACAAGGGTAACTGGCATGGGGCCATcatggaaactgtggacaaacccacttacaacccatatttcagcCCATGTAGTCCCCATGTAGTACCCACATAGAACTTAAAACTGGGACTAAGATGGGTCTTGATGGGTATGTTGCCAAGTTGGGGCCAACATAACACCCATTGTAATCCTGCATGAAATCTATGTGCGCAATTGGCACTGGGCCATTATGGAACCCGCGGACATtcccatatagggcccatttttcagcccatttactagTCACATGGGCCCCGCATACGAATGTTGGCTGGGTTGTATCCTTCCACTGTTGATAACCTTCCCCTACCTTCTATCTGTGTTTCCAGCCTGTTTCCAGCTCCATGCCTCAGAGCAGAGTGACTGCCTCGGTGCCTGATAACCTCAGTCTGTTTCTGGGTCCGGCCTCCAAAGCAGAGGAGGGCACTGTCAAGAAACTGTCCAAGGACTCTATTCTCTCCCTGTACGCCTCCACTCCCTCAGTGCTCGCCAGCAGTAGGTCTGCTCACGGTGAGAACTGGAGAACCTTCTCTCAGATATTGTTTTCTCCATGCGTCCTTAAGTCTTAATTCAATGGGTGAGTTAGTTTCATCAAAGAGGCTTGAGAATCAGCATTATTAATTGGCCGCTTTCTATCTGTGATTATTTCCAGCTGGCTTGTACATGAACCAAATGGGATACCCGACACACCCGTACGGATCGTACCATTCTTTAGCCCAGGCGGGTGGAATGGGAGGTgccatgatgacatcacagatggCCGTGATGGGACAGCAACAGAGCAGTCTGATTGGAGTTCAACAGAACAGCATGATGGGACAGCAGGGTGTCATGGCTCAGCCTAGTGGCGTTATGGCGCCACCCTACATGACAGGGATgacccagggcatgatgggacAGCAGCAGGGTGGGATgatggtgcagcagcagcagaatggCATTATGGGACAACAACAGAGTGGGATGATGGTACAGCAGCAGAGTGGGATGATgggacagcagcagcaacgaAATGGCGTTATGGGACAACAACAGAGTGGGATGATGGTACAGCAGCAGGGTGGGATGAtgggacagcagcagcagaacggCATTATGGGACAGCAGCAGAGTGGGATGAtggcgcagcagcagcaggcgtACGGAGTGCAACATGCCCAGCAGCCACAGTGGAACATTAGCCAGGTGTGTGCATTATTAGTTTTGGA
This Sebastes fasciatus isolate fSebFas1 chromosome 17, fSebFas1.pri, whole genome shotgun sequence DNA region includes the following protein-coding sequences:
- the smap2 gene encoding stromal membrane-associated protein 2 isoform X1, producing MMTGKSVKDVDRYQTVLNSLLALEENKFCADCESKGPRWASWNLGIFICIRCAGIHRNLGVHISKVKSVNLDQWTQEQVQCVQEMGNAKAKRLYEAFLPECFQRPETDQFAELFIRDKYDKKKYMDKVIDIQMLKKEKSCDNIPKEPVVFEKMKLKKDISPKTDSQSVTDLLGLDAPAPSPAVSNGGGCVPDSNKSPAVSNPALAHSALDLFSSLPAPSSASSIKTTPVSSSMPQSRVTASVPDNLSLFLGPASKAEEGTVKKLSKDSILSLYASTPSVLASSRSAHAGLYMNQMGYPTHPYGSYHSLAQAGGMGGAMMTSQMAVMGQQQSSLIGVQQNSMMGQQGVMAQPSGVMAPPYMTGMTQGMMGQQQGGMMVQQQQNGIMGQQQSGMMVQQQSGMMGQQQQRNGVMGQQQSGMMVQQQGGMMGQQQQNGIMGQQQSGMMAQQQQAYGVQHAQQPQWNISQMSQHMAGTNHYNTNGMTGYSSQQMGGSATPSSAHMTAHVWK
- the smap2 gene encoding stromal membrane-associated protein 2 isoform X2, whose protein sequence is MMTGKSVKDVDRYQTVLNSLLALEENKFCADCESKGPRWASWNLGIFICIRCAGIHRNLGVHISKVKSVNLDQWTQEQVQCVQEMGNAKAKRLYEAFLPECFQRPETDQFAELFIRDKYDKKKYMDKVIDIQMLKKEKSCDNIPKEPVVFEKMKLKKDISPKTDSQSVTDLLGLDAPAPSPAVSNGGGCVPDSNKSPAVSNPALAHSALDLFSSLPAPSSASSIKTTPVSSSMPQSRVTASVPDNLSLFLGPASKAEEGTVKKLSKDSILSLYASTPSVLASSRSAHAGLYMNQMGYPTHPYGSYHSLAQAGGMGGAMMTSQMAVMGQQQSSLIGVQQNSMMGQQGVMAQPSGVMAPPYMTGMTQGMMGQQQGGMMVQQQQNGIMGQQQSGMMVQQQSGMMGQQQQRNGVMGQQQSGMMVQQQGGMMAQQQQAYGVQHAQQPQWNISQMSQHMAGTNHYNTNGMTGYSSQQMGGSATPSSAHMTAHVWK
- the smap2 gene encoding stromal membrane-associated protein 2 isoform X3; amino-acid sequence: MMTGKSVKDVDRYQTVLNSLLALEENKFCADCESKGPRWASWNLGIFICIRCAGIHRNLGVHISKVKSVNLDQWTQEQVQCVQEMGNAKAKRLYEAFLPECFQRPETDQFAELFIRDKYDKKKYMDKVIDIQMLKKKDISPKTDSQSVTDLLGLDAPAPSPAVSNGGGCVPDSNKSPAVSNPALAHSALDLFSSLPAPSSASSIKTTPVSSSMPQSRVTASVPDNLSLFLGPASKAEEGTVKKLSKDSILSLYASTPSVLASSRSAHAGLYMNQMGYPTHPYGSYHSLAQAGGMGGAMMTSQMAVMGQQQSSLIGVQQNSMMGQQGVMAQPSGVMAPPYMTGMTQGMMGQQQGGMMVQQQQNGIMGQQQSGMMVQQQSGMMGQQQQRNGVMGQQQSGMMVQQQGGMMAQQQQAYGVQHAQQPQWNISQMSQHMAGTNHYNTNGMTGYSSQQMGGSATPSSAHMTAHVWK